A portion of the Gossypium arboreum isolate Shixiya-1 chromosome 8, ASM2569848v2, whole genome shotgun sequence genome contains these proteins:
- the LOC108467960 gene encoding gamma conglutin 1-like, whose amino-acid sequence MASSFLLFLLIFLSVSSFILLSESQKTSKPNRFILQLQKDPKTKLYVTNIYKRTPSQKVPFVVDLNGRLLWVTCEKSYRSSTYHAPRCHSTQCSRADSHYCHICSTRDGPGCHNNTCGVMSMNPVTGLTAMSELAQDVLSIQSTQGSNPGPMVRVPQFLFTCAPSLLLQRGLPSTVQGVAGLGHSLISLPTQLTSHFSSAGFAPIFALCLAPKGVMFFGDSPYYMLPNVDITRPLSYTPLIISPQGEYYMEVKSIKINDKDVPIDTALLSINKQGVGGTKLSTINPYTILHHSIFKAVTQFFSKELSAIPQVKPVAPFGVCFKSKSIKNSRVGLEVPNIDLVLHDKHVMWRIYGANSIVEAAPGVSCLAFVDGGMDNNGASIIIGAYQMENNLVQFDKARSRLGFSSSLLFYKTSCNNFNFTAIP is encoded by the coding sequence ATGGCttcttctttccttcttttcCTTCTCATTTTCCTTTCCGTTTCTTCTTTCATCCTTTTATCTGAATCTCAAAAGACTTCGAAGCCGAACAGGTTCATTTTGCAGCTGCAAAAAGATCCGAAAACTAAACTTTATGTGACTAACATATACAAGAGAACTCCTTCACAGAAAGTCCCATTTGTTGTGGACTTGAATGGAAGGTTACTATGGGTTACTTGTGAGAAAAGTTACCGTTCGTCCACCTACCATGCCCCTCGGTGCCACTCGACTCAATGCTCTAGAGCTGACAGTCATTATTGCCACATATGCTCCACCAGGGATGGACCAGGGTGCCATAACAACACATGTGGGGTCATGTCAATGAATCCTGTGACAGGCCTAACCGCCATGAGTGAGCTTGCACAAGATGTGCTATCAATACAATCCACTCAAGGGTCTAACCCTGGTCCAATGGTTAGGGTCCCTCAGTTCTTGTTCACTTGTGCACCTTCCCTTTTACTGCAAAGAGGGTTACCAAGTACTGTTCAAGGGGTGGCTGGATTGGGGCATTCCCTCATTTCTCTACCAACTCAACTGACCTCACACTTTTCGTCTGCTGGTTTTGCCCCAATATTTGCCCTTTGTTTAGCCCCTAAAGGCGTCATGTTCTTTGGGGACAGCCCTTATTATATGCTGCCTAATGTTGATATTACACGACCATTAAGCTACACTCCACTTATCATCAGTCCCCAAGGAGAGTACTACATGGAAGTTAAATCAATCAAGATAAACGACAAGGATGTCCCGATAGACACGGCACTGTTATCGATCAATAAACAAGGCGTCGGAGGCACGAAGCTCAGCACAATCAACCCTTACACCATACTACATCACTCAATCTTCAAAGCTGTCACACAGTTTTTCTCCAAGGAGCTCTCTGCTATTCCCCAAGTAAAACCAGTTGCGCCATTCGGTGTCTGTTTCAAATCGAAAAGCATCAAAAACAGCAGGGTTGGACTAGAGGTTCCTAACATCGACCTTGTGCTCCATGACAAGCATGTTATGTGGAGGATTTATGGAGCAAACTCCATTGTTGAAGCTGCACCAGGAGTGTCTTGCTTAGCTTTTGTGGATGGAGGAATGGATAACAATGGCGCTTCAATTATTATTGGGGCTTACCAAATGGAGAATAATCTGGTACAGTTTGATAAGGCAAGATCAAGGCTTGGTTTCAGTTCTTCCCTGCTGTTCTACAAGACTTCTTGCAATAATTTCAACTTCACTGCTATTCCATAA